One window from the genome of Thermus sediminis encodes:
- a CDS encoding ABC transporter permease, whose protein sequence is MTLRLPHLPGLIPFLIPALLTGGGVALPLLYLVLRALEAEPEALWEIVLRPKNLELLGNTLLLLLGVLLLTTLLALPLAFLTTRTDLKGKRLFALLLTLPLAIPGYVGAYVLLAATGPGGILPLPRLEGYWGALLVLSFITYPYLFLSLRAAFLGLDPSLEEAARTLGLGPFRAFLRAAFPQLLPALLGGHLVVGLHVLGDFGTVSLLRYETFSYAIYLQYSAAFDRVYAAWLALFLLLLTGGLLLLEGLLLRRLALARTGKGASRRARPVHLGAFAPLAYLLVLLPVLLALVLPLYALLHLASRFPRENLQGVSEALFHSALAAAPTALLAVGMALPIAYLAVRYPSSASRLLERLAYLGYAIPPLAFALAWIFFSLRSLPFLYASLPLLILVLALHFLAESLGPIRGALHQVPRRLEEAARTLGETPTGAFFRVTFPLLWRGAAAGGALAFIGAVKELPITLLLAPMGYSTLATRVLGYTQEAMFAEAAPFALLIVLLSAAFVGVLLWSERRF, encoded by the coding sequence ATGACCCTAAGGCTTCCCCACCTCCCGGGGCTCATACCCTTCCTCATCCCCGCCCTCCTCACGGGGGGCGGGGTGGCCCTGCCCCTCCTCTACCTGGTCCTGAGGGCCCTGGAGGCCGAGCCCGAGGCCCTCTGGGAGATCGTCCTCAGGCCCAAGAACCTGGAGCTTCTGGGGAACACCCTCCTCCTCCTCCTGGGGGTCCTCCTCCTCACCACCCTCCTCGCCCTTCCCCTGGCCTTCCTCACCACCCGCACGGACCTCAAGGGGAAGCGCCTCTTCGCCCTTCTCCTCACCCTGCCCCTGGCCATCCCCGGCTACGTGGGGGCCTACGTCCTCCTGGCGGCCACCGGGCCCGGGGGCATCCTGCCCCTGCCGCGGCTCGAGGGGTACTGGGGGGCTCTTCTGGTCCTCTCCTTCATCACCTACCCCTACCTCTTCCTCTCCCTCAGGGCGGCCTTCTTGGGGCTAGACCCCTCCTTGGAGGAAGCGGCCCGCACCCTGGGGCTAGGGCCCTTCAGGGCTTTCCTCAGGGCCGCCTTCCCCCAGCTCCTCCCCGCCCTCCTCGGGGGCCACTTGGTGGTGGGCCTCCACGTCCTGGGGGATTTCGGCACCGTGAGCCTCCTGCGCTACGAGACCTTCTCCTACGCCATCTACCTGCAGTACAGCGCCGCCTTTGACCGGGTCTACGCCGCCTGGCTAGCCCTCTTCCTCCTCCTCCTCACCGGAGGGCTTCTCCTCTTGGAAGGCCTCCTCCTCCGCCGCCTGGCCCTGGCGCGAACGGGCAAGGGGGCGAGCCGAAGGGCCCGGCCGGTGCACCTGGGGGCCTTCGCTCCCCTGGCCTACCTCCTGGTCCTCCTCCCCGTCCTCCTGGCCCTGGTCCTGCCCCTCTACGCCCTCCTCCACCTGGCAAGCCGCTTCCCCAGGGAAAACCTCCAGGGGGTCTCCGAGGCCCTCTTCCACTCCGCCCTGGCGGCCGCGCCCACGGCCCTCCTCGCCGTGGGCATGGCCCTGCCCATCGCCTACTTGGCGGTGCGCTACCCCTCTTCCGCCTCCCGCCTTCTGGAGCGCCTGGCCTACCTGGGCTACGCCATCCCACCCCTGGCCTTCGCCCTGGCCTGGATCTTCTTTAGCCTCCGGAGCCTCCCCTTCCTCTACGCCAGCCTCCCCCTCCTCATCCTGGTCCTGGCCCTCCACTTCCTGGCGGAAAGCCTGGGGCCCATCCGGGGAGCCCTGCACCAGGTGCCCCGGAGGCTGGAGGAGGCGGCCAGGACCCTGGGGGAGACCCCCACGGGGGCCTTCTTCCGGGTCACCTTCCCCCTCCTCTGGCGGGGGGCGGCAGCAGGAGGGGCTTTGGCCTTCATCGGGGCGGTGAAGGAACTCCCGATCACCCTCCTCCTGGCCCCCATGGGCTACAGCACCCTGGCCACCCGGGTTTTGGGCTACACTCAGGAAGCCATGTTCGCCGAGGCCGCCCCCTTCGCCCTCCTCATCGTCCTCCTCTCGGCGGCCTTCGTGGGGGTGTTGCTTTGGAGCGAGCGCCGCTTCTAG
- a CDS encoding ABC transporter ATP-binding protein has translation MERAPLLELEGIRKRFGEHEVLKGIDLKAYPGEILALLGPSGCGKTTLLRIVAGLESPEVGRVLLEGRDITPLPPERRGIGFVFQDYALFPHLTALGNVAFGLKGKDRLERARRALERLGMTLFQNRRPGELSGGQQQRIALARALAPGPKLVLLDEPFSSLDAGLRAATREEVRKVLKETGTTAILVTHDQEEALSFADRLGVMRGGRLLQVGTPEEIYLRPQTPFVAQFLGRTNLLPGEGKGRYAETCLGPVLLAEPAKGPLLLSLRPEALRLVPPGKGPLGEVVAREFKGHDLTYRVRLLSVEREVLVQENPTTPYRVGDRVGLEVVGEGVALEAKTPVGTD, from the coding sequence TTGGAGCGAGCGCCGCTTCTAGAGCTAGAGGGGATCCGGAAGCGCTTTGGCGAGCACGAGGTGCTGAAGGGGATAGACCTCAAGGCCTACCCCGGGGAGATCCTGGCCCTCCTCGGCCCCTCGGGGTGCGGCAAGACCACCCTCCTCCGGATCGTCGCCGGGCTGGAAAGCCCCGAGGTGGGGCGGGTCCTCCTCGAGGGGCGGGACATCACCCCCCTGCCCCCAGAGCGGCGTGGGATCGGCTTCGTCTTCCAGGACTACGCCCTCTTCCCCCACCTCACCGCCCTCGGCAACGTGGCCTTCGGCCTCAAGGGCAAAGACCGTCTGGAGCGGGCGAGGAGGGCCCTGGAGCGGTTGGGGATGACCCTCTTCCAGAACCGCAGGCCGGGGGAGCTCTCCGGGGGGCAGCAGCAGCGCATCGCCCTGGCCCGGGCCCTGGCCCCTGGACCCAAACTGGTCCTCCTGGACGAGCCCTTCTCCAGCCTGGACGCCGGGCTCAGGGCCGCCACCCGGGAGGAGGTGCGCAAGGTCTTGAAGGAGACGGGCACCACCGCCATCCTGGTGACCCACGACCAGGAGGAGGCCCTCTCCTTCGCCGACCGCCTGGGGGTCATGCGGGGGGGGAGGCTTCTGCAGGTGGGGACCCCTGAGGAGATCTACCTCCGGCCCCAGACCCCCTTCGTGGCCCAGTTCCTGGGGCGCACCAACCTCCTCCCCGGGGAGGGAAAGGGGAGGTACGCGGAGACCTGCCTGGGCCCCGTGCTCCTGGCCGAGCCCGCCAAGGGCCCCCTCCTCCTCTCCCTGAGGCCGGAGGCCCTGAGGCTCGTCCCCCCAGGAAAGGGGCCTCTGGGGGAGGTGGTGGCCCGGGAGTTCAAGGGGCACGACCTCACCTACCGGGTGCGCCTCCTTTCGGTGGAGCGGGAGGTGCTGGTGCAGGAAAACCCCACCACCCCCTACCGGGTGGGGGACCGGGTGGGCCTGGAGGTCGTGGGGGAAGGGGTGGCCCTCGAGGCCAAGACCCCCGTGGGCACGGACTAA
- the truA gene encoding tRNA pseudouridine(38-40) synthase TruA, which produces MRRLLLLAEYDGTHFAGLQRQREGLRTVQGELERALSRIGALPKAVAAGRTDAGVHALAMPFHTDLEGRIPVEKVPEALNRLLPEDLKAVAAREVAPDFHARKDALWRAYRYRVLLRPHPSPLLRHRALWLRGPLDLPAIREALPLLLGRHNFLGFAKEETREGARELLEARLEVLEGEWGLEVRFYFKGRSFLRGQVRGMVGTLLEVGLGKRPPESLRAILETGDRRLAGPSAPAMGLYFLEAAYPEEKLKPPGP; this is translated from the coding sequence GTGCGCCGCCTCCTCCTCCTCGCCGAGTACGACGGGACCCATTTCGCCGGCCTGCAGAGGCAGAGGGAGGGCCTGCGCACCGTCCAGGGGGAGCTGGAAAGGGCCCTCTCCCGGATCGGGGCCCTCCCCAAGGCGGTGGCCGCGGGGCGCACCGACGCTGGGGTCCACGCCCTCGCCATGCCCTTCCACACAGACCTCGAGGGCCGGATCCCCGTGGAAAAGGTGCCCGAGGCCCTGAACCGCCTCCTCCCCGAGGACCTGAAGGCCGTGGCCGCCAGGGAGGTGGCCCCGGATTTCCACGCCCGGAAGGACGCACTCTGGCGGGCCTACCGCTACCGGGTCCTCCTGCGACCCCACCCCTCCCCCCTCCTCCGCCACCGGGCCCTCTGGCTAAGGGGGCCCCTGGACCTCCCGGCCATCCGGGAGGCCCTCCCCCTCCTCCTCGGGCGGCACAACTTCCTGGGCTTCGCCAAGGAGGAAACCCGGGAGGGGGCGCGGGAGCTTTTGGAGGCCCGCCTCGAGGTCCTGGAAGGGGAGTGGGGCCTGGAGGTGCGCTTCTACTTCAAGGGCAGAAGCTTCCTCCGGGGCCAGGTCAGGGGCATGGTGGGGACCCTTCTGGAGGTGGGCCTGGGGAAGCGGCCCCCGGAGAGCCTCAGGGCCATCCTGGAGACCGGGGACCGCCGCCTGGCCGGCCCCAGCGCCCCGGCCATGGGGCTTTACTTCCTCGAGGCCGCCTACCCGGAGGAAAAACTGAAGCCCCCGGGCCCTTAG
- a CDS encoding ABC transporter permease produces the protein MQRAMVSPSEPRTFWRTFWRRFRRHRLAMASLAVIATLLLMALLAPWIAPYDPFAQPRGEDLAERIFAPPSREHLLGTDDLGRDVLSRLMYGARVSLLVGFSVALSSVLVGLFMGALAGYFAGRPLRFYLGPLRQAKEGFYPWSFALWRVLSWGLYYGVLFLLFQMFLGVTEVGRAEGALGSYVFLVLGSALVLYAAFWGLWGEIRLDLDTAISRLIDFMLTIPTLPLLLVLSALLRDPRVPVGQWAQGVLGDAASVFIIIAILLLFGWLTPARIVRGNILSLREQDYTTAAQALGATDGRILFRHLIPNALAPLIVLATLQVGYAILVESGLSFLGFGIQPPVATWGNMLANAQEYIFMAPWLALPPGFMIFITVLAFNFVGDGLRDALDPRSRL, from the coding sequence ATGCAGCGGGCAATGGTTTCCCCTTCCGAACCCAGGACTTTCTGGAGGACCTTCTGGCGCCGGTTCCGTCGGCACCGGCTGGCCATGGCCAGCCTAGCGGTGATCGCCACCCTCCTCCTGATGGCCCTCCTGGCCCCTTGGATCGCCCCCTACGATCCCTTTGCCCAGCCTCGAGGGGAGGACCTGGCGGAGCGCATCTTCGCCCCCCCGAGCCGGGAGCACCTCCTGGGCACCGACGACCTGGGGCGGGACGTGCTCTCCCGCCTCATGTACGGGGCCAGGGTCTCCCTCCTCGTGGGCTTCTCCGTGGCCCTCTCCAGCGTGCTGGTGGGCCTCTTCATGGGCGCCCTGGCGGGGTACTTCGCCGGGCGGCCCCTGCGCTTCTACCTGGGACCCCTGCGCCAGGCCAAGGAGGGGTTTTATCCCTGGAGCTTCGCCCTTTGGCGCGTCCTCTCCTGGGGCCTCTACTACGGCGTTCTCTTCCTGCTCTTCCAGATGTTCTTGGGCGTCACCGAGGTGGGCCGGGCTGAGGGCGCCTTGGGCTCCTACGTATTCCTGGTGCTGGGTTCAGCCCTGGTGCTCTACGCCGCCTTCTGGGGGCTTTGGGGCGAGATCCGGCTGGACTTGGACACCGCCATCAGCCGGCTCATCGACTTCATGCTCACCATCCCCACCCTTCCCCTCCTCCTCGTCCTCTCCGCCCTCCTGCGGGACCCCCGGGTGCCCGTGGGCCAGTGGGCCCAGGGGGTCTTGGGGGACGCGGCTAGCGTCTTCATCATCATCGCCATCCTCCTCCTCTTCGGCTGGCTCACCCCGGCCCGGATCGTGCGGGGCAACATCCTCTCCCTGAGGGAGCAGGACTACACCACCGCGGCCCAGGCCCTGGGGGCCACGGACGGGCGCATCCTCTTCCGCCACCTCATCCCCAACGCCCTGGCCCCCCTGATCGTCCTGGCCACGCTGCAGGTGGGCTACGCCATCCTGGTGGAGTCGGGGCTCTCCTTCCTGGGCTTCGGCATCCAGCCTCCGGTGGCCACCTGGGGGAACATGCTGGCCAATGCCCAGGAGTACATCTTCATGGCCCCTTGGCTGGCCCTGCCCCCGGGGTTCATGATCTTCATCACCGTCCTGGCCTTCAACTTCGTGGGGGATGGCCTTAGGGATGCCTTAGACCCCAGGAGCCGCCTCTAG
- a CDS encoding ABC transporter permease encodes MFAYTVRRLLQMIPLLLAASFVIFALLALQPGDPLDEVRMQNPRITAEQLEALRKAYGLDDPLHIRYAKWLTRALQGDLGYSRTYGIPAAEYIFEQRLPRTLLLSGLALLLALVVAIPVGVFSAVRQYTPADYTITFLAFVGLSIPNFFLGILLLYLFAVRLPELIPGFPQFPTGGVPPFLFEEVRQGLVSLGTFLGLWAWHLVLPVLVLATSSMAEWTRFMRASLLEVLSQDYVRTARAKGLAERLVLYKHALRNALIPIVTLVGLAIPGVMSGAVLTETIFSYPGMGRAIFDALVEKDYSVAMAALAFLALMVALFNLLADLAYALVDPRIRYS; translated from the coding sequence ATGTTCGCTTACACCGTAAGGAGGCTTTTGCAGATGATCCCTTTGCTCCTGGCGGCCTCTTTCGTCATCTTCGCCCTCCTGGCCCTCCAGCCGGGGGACCCCTTGGACGAGGTGCGGATGCAAAACCCCCGCATCACCGCCGAGCAGCTAGAGGCCCTGCGCAAGGCCTACGGCCTGGACGATCCCCTGCACATCCGCTACGCCAAGTGGCTCACCCGGGCTCTCCAAGGGGATTTGGGCTACAGCCGCACCTACGGCATCCCCGCAGCGGAGTACATCTTTGAGCAGCGCCTCCCCCGCACCCTCCTCCTCTCGGGCCTGGCCCTGCTCTTGGCCTTGGTGGTGGCCATCCCCGTGGGGGTCTTCTCCGCGGTGCGCCAGTACACCCCAGCGGACTACACCATCACCTTTCTCGCCTTCGTCGGCCTCTCCATCCCCAACTTCTTCCTGGGCATCCTCCTCCTCTACCTCTTCGCCGTCCGCCTGCCGGAGCTCATACCCGGCTTTCCCCAGTTCCCCACCGGGGGGGTGCCCCCCTTCCTCTTTGAGGAGGTGCGCCAGGGGTTGGTGAGCCTCGGCACCTTCCTGGGGCTTTGGGCCTGGCACCTGGTCCTCCCGGTTCTGGTCCTCGCCACCTCCTCCATGGCGGAGTGGACCCGGTTCATGCGGGCTTCCCTCCTGGAGGTGCTCTCCCAGGACTACGTCCGCACCGCCCGGGCCAAGGGGCTCGCCGAGCGGCTAGTCCTCTACAAGCACGCCCTCAGGAACGCCCTGATCCCCATCGTCACCCTGGTGGGCCTGGCCATCCCTGGGGTGATGAGCGGGGCGGTTCTCACCGAGACCATCTTCAGCTACCCCGGGATGGGGCGGGCCATCTTCGACGCCCTGGTGGAGAAGGACTACAGCGTGGCCATGGCCGCCCTGGCCTTTTTGGCCCTGATGGTGGCCCTTTTCAACCTCTTGGCGGACCTGGCCTACGCCCTGGTGGACCCCAGGATCCGCTACAGCTAG
- a CDS encoding peptide ABC transporter substrate-binding protein, which produces MRRVGKLVVLGLTALGLALAGPADNSLVIGASQEPRVLAGDFLSIISNQSIKAEIENYLYVPFITLNLDGQNTAVLATEVPTIQNGRVRFTDIGQGRRRLEIDITIRPDARWSDGRPITTEDVQFYFEVGKAKGMPVLNPDYWERVNLRVRDARNFTVIFEPAFATDLIGSPIGYAPRHIMGPAWEQVKRQTAALDPQRDAARLAEIYRAFFTQFSTPAYLNRGEMVYSGPFVFRRWVPGSTVELARNPQFPITPPGGADRYVQRVVYRFIQNTNSLQVAIMGGSIDALSRVGLTFDQARAPQLVQRTRGSFDTWFVPGAIWEHIDVNQFANVPQVRDLGLNDKRTRQALLHAINREGFVRTFFQGLQPVSHTWIAPVNPLYNPNVRRYEYNLDRARALLAEMGWRPGPDGILQRTVDGRTVRFEIEWVTTAGNVVRERFQQFVAEDFRRIGIAVRINNAPSAVVFADDFIQRASEGRWTGMFMFAWVSSLVENGDLFSCRFRPTRENNYQGQNVGGWCNEEYDRLRDQAVVEFDPARRKALFDRMQEIWAEEVASLPLYFRADPLIVRRGLVNYVSAAYSGGYNYPNWEPWTIGWTQRGAEKRWDQARYALTVR; this is translated from the coding sequence ATGAGGAGAGTAGGTAAGCTGGTTGTACTCGGTTTAACAGCCTTGGGCCTGGCCCTAGCGGGGCCTGCGGATAACAGCCTGGTCATCGGGGCCTCCCAGGAGCCCAGGGTGCTGGCGGGGGACTTCCTCTCCATCATCTCCAACCAGTCCATCAAGGCGGAGATCGAGAACTACCTCTACGTTCCCTTCATCACCCTGAACCTGGACGGGCAGAACACCGCCGTCTTGGCCACGGAGGTGCCCACCATCCAAAACGGCCGGGTCCGCTTCACGGACATCGGCCAGGGGCGGAGGCGCCTGGAGATCGACATCACCATCCGGCCTGACGCCCGCTGGTCCGATGGCCGCCCCATCACCACCGAGGACGTGCAGTTCTACTTTGAGGTGGGCAAGGCCAAAGGGATGCCCGTCCTCAACCCCGACTACTGGGAGCGGGTGAACCTCCGGGTGCGGGATGCCCGCAACTTCACGGTGATCTTTGAGCCCGCCTTTGCCACGGACCTCATCGGGAGCCCCATCGGCTACGCTCCCAGGCACATCATGGGGCCCGCTTGGGAGCAGGTGAAGCGCCAGACCGCAGCCCTGGACCCCCAGAGGGACGCCGCCCGGCTAGCGGAGATCTACCGCGCCTTCTTCACCCAGTTCTCCACCCCCGCCTACCTGAACCGGGGCGAGATGGTCTACTCCGGGCCCTTCGTCTTCCGGCGCTGGGTGCCCGGGAGCACGGTGGAGCTGGCCCGCAACCCGCAGTTCCCCATCACCCCTCCGGGTGGGGCCGACAGGTACGTGCAGCGGGTGGTCTACCGCTTCATCCAGAACACCAACTCCCTCCAGGTGGCCATCATGGGCGGGAGCATCGACGCTCTCTCCCGGGTGGGCCTGACCTTTGACCAGGCCCGGGCGCCCCAGCTGGTGCAGCGGACCCGGGGGAGCTTTGACACCTGGTTCGTCCCTGGGGCCATCTGGGAGCACATCGACGTGAACCAGTTCGCCAACGTACCCCAGGTGCGGGACCTGGGCCTGAACGATAAGCGCACCCGCCAGGCCCTTCTCCACGCCATCAACCGCGAGGGCTTCGTGCGCACCTTCTTCCAGGGCCTCCAGCCCGTCTCCCACACCTGGATCGCCCCGGTCAACCCCCTGTACAACCCCAACGTGCGGAGGTACGAGTACAACCTGGACCGGGCCCGGGCCCTCCTGGCGGAGATGGGCTGGCGGCCGGGGCCGGACGGGATCCTGCAGCGCACCGTGGACGGCCGCACCGTGCGCTTTGAGATCGAGTGGGTGACCACGGCGGGCAACGTGGTGCGGGAACGGTTCCAGCAGTTCGTGGCCGAGGACTTCCGCAGGATCGGCATCGCCGTCCGGATCAACAACGCCCCCAGCGCCGTGGTCTTCGCCGACGACTTCATCCAGCGGGCCTCCGAGGGCCGTTGGACGGGCATGTTCATGTTCGCCTGGGTCTCCAGCCTGGTGGAGAACGGGGACCTCTTCTCCTGCCGCTTCCGCCCCACCCGGGAGAACAACTACCAGGGGCAGAACGTGGGCGGCTGGTGCAACGAGGAGTACGACCGCCTTCGGGACCAGGCGGTGGTGGAGTTTGACCCCGCTCGGCGCAAGGCCCTCTTTGACCGGATGCAGGAGATCTGGGCCGAGGAGGTGGCCTCCCTGCCCCTCTACTTCCGCGCCGACCCCCTCATTGTCCGCAGGGGTCTGGTGAACTACGTGAGCGCCGCCTACTCCGGCGGCTACAACTACCCCAACTGGGAGCCCTGGACCATCGGCTGGACGCAGCGGGGGGCGGAGAAGCGCTGGGACCAGGCCCGCTACGCCCTCACCGTCCGCTAG
- the erpA gene encoding iron-sulfur cluster insertion protein ErpA, whose protein sequence is MVEAQEAVVRITPLAAEKAKEILARYGKEHAAIRVYIKSGGCSGFQYGMAVDERELAGDTFVEMHGVRLVVDPRSLPYLAGSEIDWVESLMGGGFTVHNPNAISTCGCGHSFRTKEQEGEARTCGH, encoded by the coding sequence ATGGTAGAAGCCCAGGAAGCGGTCGTCCGCATCACCCCTTTGGCGGCGGAAAAGGCCAAGGAGATCCTGGCCCGCTACGGGAAGGAGCACGCGGCCATCCGGGTCTACATCAAGTCTGGGGGCTGCTCGGGTTTCCAGTACGGCATGGCCGTGGACGAAAGGGAGCTTGCGGGGGACACCTTCGTGGAGATGCACGGGGTGCGCCTGGTGGTGGACCCCAGGTCCCTCCCTTACCTGGCGGGCTCGGAGATAGACTGGGTGGAAAGCCTCATGGGGGGCGGCTTCACCGTCCACAACCCCAACGCCATAAGCACCTGCGGCTGCGGCCACTCCTTCCGCACCAAGGAGCAGGAGGGGGAGGCCCGCACCTGCGGCCACTAA
- a CDS encoding M24 family metallopeptidase: MDVSCVQGVLREEGFDGWLLYSFGRSNPLALQVLGLSHLHLTRRLAYFIPREGEPTLLGHAIEASLLPSLPGRQLLYHTWQGFLEGLSQALEGFRRIALEYVPGGQIPYLSRVDGGTLDLLRGMGLEPASSWPLLLLFQTWDEGKLKSHKRAAAGLVQARDAGLALLRENPKATEREVQGRMAQVLEGLGLVFDHPPMVAFGKNSANPHHTPGEKGLEAGEVVLLDLWAKELGGVYADLTWMAGLGVGEAAHRAFQAVREARDRAIAFVEGAHREGRRPKGYEVDRAARGVLEALGYGPYIRHRTGHHLGEEVHGSGPHLDDLETHDFRPLVPGLAFTVEPGVYLPDFGVRTEVDVYLHPQGPEVTTPLQEAITPL; encoded by the coding sequence ATGGACGTGTCCTGCGTGCAGGGGGTCCTAAGGGAAGAGGGGTTTGACGGCTGGCTCCTCTACTCCTTCGGGCGGAGCAACCCTTTGGCCCTTCAGGTCCTGGGCCTCAGCCACCTCCACCTCACCCGCCGCCTGGCCTACTTCATCCCGAGGGAGGGGGAACCCACCCTCCTCGGCCACGCCATAGAGGCGAGCCTCCTCCCTTCCCTGCCCGGAAGGCAGCTTCTCTACCACACCTGGCAGGGATTCTTGGAAGGCCTTTCCCAGGCCCTCGAGGGCTTCAGGCGCATCGCCTTGGAGTACGTCCCCGGGGGGCAGATCCCCTACCTCTCCCGGGTGGACGGGGGCACCCTGGACCTCCTCAGGGGGATGGGCTTGGAGCCCGCCTCCTCCTGGCCCCTCCTCCTCCTCTTTCAGACCTGGGACGAGGGGAAGCTAAAAAGCCACAAAAGGGCCGCAGCCGGGCTCGTCCAGGCCCGGGATGCAGGATTGGCCCTCCTCCGGGAAAACCCCAAGGCCACGGAACGGGAGGTCCAGGGGAGGATGGCCCAGGTCCTGGAGGGGCTTGGCCTGGTCTTTGACCACCCCCCCATGGTGGCCTTCGGCAAAAACAGCGCCAACCCCCACCACACCCCGGGGGAGAAGGGCCTCGAGGCGGGGGAGGTGGTCCTCCTGGACCTCTGGGCCAAGGAACTGGGCGGGGTCTACGCCGACCTCACCTGGATGGCGGGGCTCGGGGTGGGCGAGGCCGCCCACCGGGCCTTCCAGGCCGTGAGGGAGGCCCGGGACCGGGCCATCGCCTTCGTGGAGGGGGCCCACCGGGAAGGGCGCCGCCCCAAGGGGTACGAGGTGGACCGCGCGGCCCGGGGGGTCCTCGAGGCCCTGGGGTACGGCCCCTACATCCGCCACCGCACGGGGCACCACCTGGGGGAGGAGGTCCACGGCTCCGGGCCGCACCTGGACGACCTGGAAACCCACGACTTCCGCCCCCTGGTGCCGGGCCTGGCCTTCACCGTGGAGCCCGGGGTCTACCTGCCGGATTTCGGGGTGCGCACGGAGGTGGACGTCTACCTCCATCCCCAGGGCCCGGAGGTCACCACCCCCCTCCAAGAGGCCATCACCCCCCTCTAA
- a CDS encoding ribose-phosphate diphosphokinase, giving the protein MDRPLLLFSGQSNRPLAQAIAEALDIPLGRSTTQRFANDNLFVRFEESLREGDVFLVQSLTPPVQDHLMELLMMVDAAKGASAARVTAVIPYFSYARSDKKDAPRISIAARLVADLLQTAGADRVLTMTLHSPQVHGFFKIPVDHLSAEPVIANHFATRVDLEEAVVVAPDAGNLKRASSLARRLGLPLAFIDKERVSDTEVRVRMLVGEVKARTALIVDDEISTGGSLVEAVEALLQAGAKEVYAAATHGVYVGPALERIAESPVKEVAATDTCPPRRGPKLKTLTVAPLFAEAIWRIHRGESVSSLFT; this is encoded by the coding sequence ATGGACCGCCCCTTGCTCCTCTTCTCTGGCCAATCCAACCGGCCCCTGGCCCAGGCCATCGCCGAGGCCCTGGACATCCCCTTGGGCAGGAGCACCACCCAGCGCTTCGCCAACGACAACCTCTTCGTCCGCTTTGAGGAGAGCCTCAGGGAAGGGGACGTCTTCCTCGTCCAATCCCTGACCCCCCCGGTGCAGGACCACCTCATGGAGCTCCTCATGATGGTGGACGCCGCCAAGGGGGCCAGCGCCGCCCGGGTCACCGCCGTCATCCCCTACTTCTCCTACGCCCGCAGCGACAAGAAGGACGCCCCCCGGATCTCCATCGCCGCCCGGCTCGTCGCCGACCTCCTGCAGACCGCCGGGGCCGACCGGGTCCTCACCATGACCCTCCACTCCCCCCAGGTCCACGGCTTCTTCAAGATCCCCGTGGACCACCTCTCCGCCGAGCCGGTGATCGCTAACCACTTCGCTACCCGGGTGGACCTGGAGGAGGCTGTGGTGGTGGCCCCGGACGCCGGGAACCTCAAGCGGGCAAGCTCCTTGGCGCGAAGGCTTGGCCTCCCCCTGGCCTTCATCGACAAGGAACGGGTCTCCGACACCGAGGTGCGGGTGAGGATGCTGGTGGGGGAGGTCAAGGCGAGGACGGCCCTCATCGTGGACGACGAGATCTCCACCGGGGGGAGCCTGGTGGAGGCGGTGGAGGCCCTCCTGCAGGCGGGGGCCAAGGAGGTCTACGCCGCCGCCACCCACGGGGTCTACGTGGGCCCGGCCCTGGAGCGGATCGCCGAAAGCCCCGTGAAAGAGGTGGCGGCCACGGATACCTGCCCTCCCAGGAGGGGTCCCAAGCTGAAGACCCTCACTGTGGCCCCCCTCTTCGCCGAGGCCATCTGGCGGATCCACCGGGGAGAGTCGGTGTCCAGCCTTTTCACCTAG
- a CDS encoding alpha/beta hydrolase — protein sequence MEARLTLAGLPLLARIPPSPRALLLALHGLQGSKELILSLLPGYLEAGFLLLAPDAPRHGERGSPPSAKSPSYVEEVYQVALAFAEEAWRVAEEAQSRYALPLFLAGGSLGAFVVHLLLSRGFRPKAALAFIGSGFPMKLPQGQRLQDPRVEALYQTPPAMQGEAYGGVPLLHLHGTRDLIVPLERVERTLEALRPHYPEGRLARFVEEGTGHTLTPLMARVGRAFLEAWL from the coding sequence ATGGAAGCGCGCCTCACCCTGGCGGGCCTTCCCCTCCTGGCCCGGATTCCCCCAAGCCCCAGAGCCCTCCTCCTGGCCCTTCACGGCCTCCAGGGTTCCAAAGAGCTAATCCTCTCCCTCCTTCCCGGCTACCTCGAGGCGGGCTTCCTCCTCCTGGCCCCCGATGCCCCGAGGCACGGGGAGCGGGGAAGCCCCCCCTCGGCCAAGAGCCCAAGCTACGTGGAGGAGGTCTATCAAGTAGCCCTGGCCTTCGCCGAGGAGGCCTGGCGAGTGGCGGAGGAGGCCCAAAGCCGCTACGCCCTCCCCCTCTTCCTGGCAGGGGGGAGCCTGGGGGCCTTTGTGGTCCACCTCCTCCTCTCCAGGGGCTTCCGGCCAAAGGCGGCCCTGGCCTTCATCGGCAGCGGCTTTCCCATGAAGCTCCCCCAGGGGCAAAGGCTCCAAGACCCCAGGGTGGAGGCCCTCTACCAGACCCCCCCGGCCATGCAGGGGGAGGCCTACGGGGGCGTGCCCCTCCTCCACCTCCACGGCACCAGGGACCTGATCGTGCCCCTGGAGAGGGTGGAAAGGACCCTGGAGGCCCTTAGGCCCCACTACCCCGAGGGACGCCTGGCCCGCTTTGTGGAGGAGGGGACGGGGCACACCCTCACCCCCCTCATGGCCCGGGTGGGGCGGGCCTTTTTGGAGGCATGGCTCTGA